A single Caldivirga sp. DNA region contains:
- a CDS encoding iron-sulfur cluster loop — MRISYVGNDVGWVNYDKVIEVADLVSGIRPVQDNYVNPDYYPSVELDLEIQATYFMAMVAIDHRLNLPGHPYEALINGKSYVGSDLLWKLGAEKLKNDESFFTPSRLANLKPSDVKDWLGDVWDYGVRAFLLSDLGVKIASLFNSSTLSALRSTGGRLLGAGGLVELMRNFTAYTDPVEKKTYLLAKFIHGRGIIRFTDINNAQVAVDNHLTRIAIRLGLVELNQRFMNMVTSGIPFTPKDDVNLRSLVRDSWKIVSMYSHTDAFSLDDYLWNLGRSVCIRDKPNCGKCQLRKACNAYKSGSFINEHVFYSTFWY, encoded by the coding sequence ATGAGGATAAGTTACGTAGGTAATGATGTTGGTTGGGTAAATTACGATAAGGTTATTGAGGTAGCGGATCTAGTCAGTGGTATAAGGCCTGTTCAAGATAACTACGTTAACCCGGATTACTATCCCTCAGTTGAATTAGACTTGGAGATTCAAGCCACGTACTTCATGGCCATGGTTGCCATTGACCATAGGCTTAACTTACCTGGACACCCCTATGAAGCCTTAATTAACGGTAAGAGCTACGTTGGCTCTGACTTACTTTGGAAACTTGGAGCTGAAAAACTCAAGAATGATGAATCATTCTTCACCCCCAGTAGGCTAGCTAATTTAAAACCCAGTGATGTTAAGGATTGGTTAGGTGACGTATGGGATTATGGAGTTAGGGCATTCTTACTGTCGGATTTAGGCGTTAAGATCGCTTCATTATTCAACAGCTCTACGTTAAGCGCCTTAAGATCCACTGGCGGGAGATTACTTGGTGCAGGTGGCTTAGTTGAATTAATGAGGAACTTCACCGCATACACGGACCCAGTGGAGAAGAAGACATACCTATTGGCTAAGTTCATTCATGGTAGAGGCATAATTAGGTTTACTGATATTAATAATGCCCAGGTAGCTGTCGATAATCATTTAACGAGAATCGCCATTAGGCTTGGCTTAGTTGAATTAAATCAAAGATTCATGAACATGGTTACTAGTGGTATACCCTTCACTCCTAAGGATGATGTTAACCTAAGGAGTTTAGTTAGGGACTCATGGAAAATAGTATCCATGTATTCTCATACTGACGCCTTCTCACTCGATGATTACCTATGGAACCTTGGTAGGTCAGTATGCATCCGTGATAAGCCTAACTGTGGTAAATGCCAGTTAAGGAAGGCGTGTAATGCGTATAAGAGCGGGAGCTTCATTAATGAGCACGTCTTTTACTCAACTTTCTGGTACTAA